The bacterium genome contains the following window.
CTACAAAATAGAAATCAATGAAGTTCCTTCGGCCACGGAATACGTTATATTGAAGTGCCTGGATCAATTCCAAAACGCGAGCACGATCAGGTATTCCCTTACAGCGACTAAGTAAACAAAGTAGCGCGGACGTCACGTCCGCGATGCGGGCGTCCCGCCCGCTCCGGGCATGTAGTGTTTCAGGATCGTCAAGTAGAACTCTTCAAGATCGCTGAGATGTTTTACAAGAATCGATTTTACGATTTGTAGATTCAACGCCTCATATTCGTTAATTGCGATATTTCGAAAGCCTGTCATCGCTCGCATTCTTTCCGCAAGATTCTTGTTAAGAATTCCAGCAGATTCCAACAGCACGAAATAACCTTTGACTGTATCAGGCAATCCCAGGTTTTCAGAAGCGACAACATGACTGGCAAGATCGATAGTGGATTGGATTGCCCGTTGAAGGTTTAGAAGAAAAATATCTTGTTTATCCTGATTATCCAGCGCATTCGGATCGAGCCCGGTTACACCTTTAATTCGTTTCAGGGCCCGTTGAATAGCATCCGCTTTGGATAGAAGAATGTCGCCATCAACCATAAATACCGCCTTTCAATATACTCTTCTCCCCTTCCCTTCGAATTCGTTTTAGATCCTCGTACTGGTTGATTGTATCTCTGAAGAATTGTTTGTAGTAATTTGAATCTGCGCCGAAGATTATGGTCCCATACTTCAATATCTGCATCCGTAAGATGGGTGACGCGTGATTCAATACAACAAGATCGACATCTCGTTTCAACTTTTCTTCAAGATTACCCACAATCTGATGAACCTGGAAAAGATCGGGTGCGTTTTCAAACAAAACGGCGATGTCAATGTCGCTTTCCTTTCTTAAACTTTAGAGCAGATCCGA
Protein-coding sequences here:
- a CDS encoding DUF86 domain-containing protein; protein product: MVDGDILLSKADAIQRALKRIKGVTGLDPNALDNQDKQDIFLLNLQRAIQSTIDLASHVVASENLGLPDTVKGYFVLLESAGILNKNLAERMRAMTGFRNIAINEYEALNLQIVKSILVKHLSDLEEFYLTILKHYMPGAGGTPASRT
- a CDS encoding nucleotidyltransferase domain-containing protein; amino-acid sequence: MFENAPDLFQVHQIVGNLEEKLKRDVDLVVLNHASPILRMQILKYGTIIFGADSNYYKQFFRDTINQYEDLKRIRREGEKSILKGGIYG